The sequence GGTGGTGCCCGACGCGCACAACAGTGGTTCCAGCACCCCGGCGCCGGTCAGTTCGGTCTGCAGGACCCGCAGACTCGACAGCATCTCGGTATCGCCGAGCACCCCACCGGATTCGGCCCGGATCGCGGCGGCCACGGTCTGTGGGCGCAACTCTGACGATCCCCCGGACTCCGACGCCAGCCGCTCCCGGACCCGGTCGATCAGCGAATCCCTCATGAAGCCAGGACTTTCCGCTGGGGCAACATTTCGATGACCCGGCCGGCCGCGACCGCCAGCGCGGAGCGGCGATGCAACCGCAGCCTCTCGTGTTCGAGCCGCTCCGCCAGCCGAGGCTCGGCCCGCACTGCGGCCAACAGCGGCAGTCCGACGATCTCTGCCAACTCCACGGCCCGGAGTCCGCCGGGGGCCGGCCCGCGCACCACCAGGCCGACGTTGGGGTTCACCGCGCGCAGGCGCGGCACGAGCGCGGCACCGGCCGCGCAGGACCGTACGTCGCACGGACTGACCACCACGACGAGATCGGCAGCGCTCAGTGCGCCCTCGACCGGGTCGGCCCACGCGCGGGGCAGGTCGCAGACCACGGTGACCCCGCCACGACGGCCCGCGTCCACGACCGCGTCGACGGCGCCGGCTTCGACCTCGGTGGGCTCATGGCCCGACTCGCCCCGCCGGGCGCCCGACAGGACACTCACCCCATCCCGGCGGGGCAGCGCTGCGCGCAGCGCCGGCCAGGTCAACCGCCCGCTGTGCTGCGTCAGGTCGCGCCAGCGCAGGCCGCCGGCATTTTCGGTGCCTACCAGCAGATCGATACCCCCGCCCCACGCGTCGAGGTCGAGCAACAGCGCATCGCCTGCGCGCTGGGCCAGCGCCGTTGCCAACAGTGACGCGCCCGCGCCGCCACGTGCGCCGATCACCGCGATGACGTCGCCGCGGCGCGCCCCATCCCGGGCCGACTCGCCGGCTTCGGCCAGCTCGGCCACCAGCTCGTTGCCTTCGGCGGGCAGCGCCAGGACCCGTTGCGCCCCGACGGCGACACCGGCTTGCCAGGTGAGGGTGGTGGGCTGGCCGCTGGTGAGCACAACGACATGGGGGCGGCGCGGCAGCCGGACCGGGCCGCAGCGGGCGGCCGCCTGCTCGTCGAGCACCACGGCCGCAGCAGCCGACCAGGCCCTGCGGTTCGGTATCTCGGCGCCGAGGTGGATGACGCGGACACCCACCGCCGCGGCCACCCGGTCCAGTTCGTCGCGCAACACCGACGGGGTGACGAGGGCCAACAGGCCGGTGGTTGCGCTCACCGCCTCACCGTGACGCGGCGGCCCCCATCACGCCACCCAATACCGGGCAAGTGTGGATGAAATTCCGGACTGTGGAGAACTTCGAGTTATGTGCTACCGGACAAACCAAACTAATGGTATGAAAAGCCAGATCTATAACACGTTCCAGTCAACGGGAGGGGGCTCCGGCGAACAAATTACCGGTTAAAAAAGACGACCCCCGCCAGGGGGGGAGGAGGCGGAGGTCGTCGCGTATCAACCCCGGGGGGTCGGGCCGATACACCCTCAGCATAAGCCGAGTGATGCCACTATACACACGACAGGGTGGTCCGGCGCAAGTGTTTGCAAGTGTTGCTATCAAATGGCGACCCATATCTCGCACTACGTGTGAAGTGCTCTTTCTGCCGTAGCACCGGGCTGACCGACCTCCCGGACCTATGCTGTGGCGGTGTCCGCAACCACCCCGCAGCCGCAGTCACCGCCTACCTCACCTGCGGCCCCTGCCGACCTCGCCGGGACTCCGCGAACCCGCACCGCAGCCTTCCTGGACCTCGACCAGACGGTCATCGCGAAGTCCAGCGCGCTGGCGTTCAGCAAACCCTTTATGGATCAGGGACTGATCAATCGCCGCACCGTGCTCAAGTCGAGTTACGCGCAATTCCTGATGCTGTTGTCCGGCGCCGACCACGATCAGATGGAGCGGATGCGCGCCCACCTGACCAACATGTGCACCGGCTGGAACGTGGAACAGGTCAAGGCGATCGTCAACGAGACGATGCACGACATCGTCACGCCGCTGATCTTCGCGGAGGCGGCCGAGTTGATCGCCGACCACAAACTCTGCGGTCGCGACGTGGTGGTGGTCTCGGCCTCCGGGGAGGAGATCGTGGCGCCCATCGCCCGGGCGCTGGGGGCAACCCACGCCATGGCGACCCGGATGGTGGTCGCCGACGGCAAGTACACCGGCGAGATCGCGTTCTACTGCTACGGCGAAGGCAAGGTGCAGGCCATCCGCGAGCTGGCCGCCCGCGAGGGCTACCCGCTGGAGCACTGCTACGCCTACTCGGACTCGATCACCGACCTGCCGATGCTGCAGGTGGTCGGGCATCCGTCGGCGGTGAACCCCGACCGCGCACTGCGCAAAGAAGCGATCGCCAACGGCTGGCCGGTGCTGACCTTCTCGCGACCGGTCTCGCTGCGTGACCGCATCCCGGCGCCGTCCGGCGCGGCGCTGGCCACCACCGCCGCAGTCGGTGTCAGCGCGCTGGCTGCCGGCGCCCTGACCTACTCGCTGCTACGCCGACTGGCGCCCTGATCGAACGCCCAGCAAACACCACTGGTCACAATCCGATGACGCGGTACACGCCGTATGCGATTGGCCCTTGCTGTGCCGTGCGTCACGTAGTACAAAGGAAGCACGGAAGCCGGCAAGGCCAGGGTCGACCCGGAAGAGAAGGATCGATCTCCCGAGCCGCACTTCCCAGTACGGAGAACGGTACCCACGCGGAGCCACAGCCGCGAAGATGGCAGAAGTGTTGCGGGCCTGCGTAATTGCGGAACGTGATCGGTGTCGCCAGCCCTTTGGGTGGGGCTGCAGCCGAAGAACACCGCAGGAGCGCCGAGGCCACCCACGCAGCCCAAGTTGGACGCTTGGTAACCGTGTACCGTACTAGCGGGCGGCGAGCCGAATCCTTCGGAGCGCCGCCCGCTTCGTCTTTCCTGGGCCTTCATCGAGCGGCCCGGATCAGCGCCTAGCGCCCGGCCTCAGCAATCCCCAGCGCATCGAGCGCACCGGTGCGCATCGCGCCGCAACACAGCAGCAGCCAGGCGGTGACACCCTCGGCTGAGCCGCTCGCGAAGTCCGCCGCCGCCCGCCGGTAGTCACGCGCCTTGCGCATCCAAGTCACCTCGGGCACCCCCAGCCCATGGCGGTCCAACCCGCTGGCGATGGTGACCAGCCGGGCCGCGCCGCGGGCCACTACGCCGTCGGCACTACCGAACGGCGCCAGCGTCAGCAGCTCGCCGTGCACCACCGCGGCGAAAACCGGGGCCGCCACCGACGTGCCGCCGGTGGCCAGGTCGGCCAGCATCTCCAGCCGGCGGCCGACGGCAGCACCGCCCTCGGGCCGGCCGAGGCGCTCCTCCTCGACGAGATCCGCGGCGGCCAACACGTGCAGCCGAGCCAAGGCCTGCAGCGGTGCGCGCCGCCACACCTCGACCAGCGTGGTCTCCCCGCCCTCCAGAGCCTGGGCCACCCGCAGGGCACCGGCGAACACCGGGTCGGAGGTGGCGGCGGCGTCCACGGCCGCTGGCCCCCCGTCGAGCACCGACGACGCCCGCGCCGCCCGCAGGGAAGCCTCCGCGGCGCTGACCGGCCAGCCCCGCATATTGGTCTTGTGCCGGTGCACCCGAGCCAGCTCGTCGCGGACCTGCTCACTGGCATCGGCGACACCGGGCAACTGGACTAACGGGGCCAGTGGATCCTCCGCAGTGGTCACGGGCTGTGACACTACCGTCGAGGTGATTAGGCTCCTGACCGTGACCGCAACCCCTGCCGCTTCAGCGCCGTCGTACCCGCCCTCCGCCGAGTTCGCCGCCCAGGCCAACGCGGGTCCCGAGTTGTACCGCGCAGCCGAGTCCGATCGGCTCGCGTTCTGGGCCGAGCAGGCCAACCGGTTGAGCTGGGCAACGCCCTTCACCGAGGTGCTCGACTACGCAGACGCCCCGTTCGCGCGCTGGTTCGCCGACGGCAAGCTCAACGTCGCCTACAACTGCGTGGATCGCCACGTGGAGGCCGGCCACGGCGACCGGGTGGCGATCCACTGGGAGGGCGAGCCGAGCGGGGACGCCCGCACCATCACCTACGCGGACCTGCAGGCCGAGGTCTCCCGGGCGGCCAACGCGCTGACCGAACTCGGCCTGGTCGCCGGTGACCGCGTGGCGATTTATCTGCCGATGATCCCCGAGGCGGTCGTCGCGATGCTGGCGTGCGCGCGCCTGGGCGTGCTGCACACCGTGGTATTCGCCGGGTTCTCCGCGCATGCGCTGCGGTCTCGCATCGACGACGCGCAGGCGAAGCTGGTGATCACCTCCGATGGGCAGTTCCGTCGGGGACAGCCGGCGCCGCTGAAACCCGCGGTCGATGAGGCGGTCGCGGAGGCTGAAACCGTCGAGCATGTGCTGGTGGTGCGTCGCACCGGTGTTGAGGTGTCCTGGACGCCGGACCGCGACCTGTGGTGGCACGACGTGGTGGAGTCGGCCTCACCGCAGCACACCCCCGAGGCGTTCGAGGCCGAGCAGCCGCTGTTCCTGCTCTACACGTCGGGGACCACCGGCAAGCCGAAGGGCATCATGCACACCAGCGGTGGCTACCTGACCCAGGCCGCCTACACGCACCATTACGTCTTCGACCTCAAGGCCGCCTCCGACGTGTTCTGGTGCACCGCCGACGTCGGGTGGGTCACCGGGCACACCTACGCGGTGTACGGGCCGCTGGCCAACGGCGCCACCGAGGTGATCTACGAGGGCACCCCGGACTTCCCGGACCACCACCGACACTTCCAGATCATCGAAAAGTACGGTGTGACAATCTATTACACCGCACCGACGTTGATCCGAACGTTTATGAAGTGGGGCCGCGAGATCCCCGACGCGCACGATCTGTCCAGCCTGCGGCTGTTGGGTTCAGTCGGTGAACCGATCAACCCGGAGGCCTGGCGCTGGTACCGGCGGGTGATCGGCGCGGACGCCGTCCCGGTGGTCGACACCTGGTGGCAGACCGAAACCGGCGCGGCGATGATCACCCCGCTGCCCGGTGTGGCCGCGGCCAAGCCGGGCGCCGCGATGACGCCGCTGCCCGGGATTTCCGCGCGCATTGTCGACGATCACGGTGATCTGTTGACTCCGAATGAGACTGCCGGGGAACCGGTGTCGGGCTACCTGGTGATCGACCAGCCGTGGCCGTCGATGACCCGCGGGATCTGGGGTGACCCGGAGCGTTTCATCGAGACCTACTGGTCGCGGTTCGCCGAGCAGGGCTGGTACTTCGCCGGCGACGGCGCCCGCTACGACGCCGACGGCGACATCTGGGTATTGGGCCGGATCGATGACGTGATGAACGTGTCCGGGCACCGCATCTCCACCGCCGAGGTGGAGTCCGCGCTGGTCAGCCATGAGGCGGTGGCCGAGGCCGCCGTGGTCGGCGCTATCGATGAGCAGACCGGCCAACGGATCTGTGCGTTCGTGGTGCTGGCGGCGTCCCA is a genomic window of Mycolicibacter heraklionensis containing:
- the ssd gene encoding septum site-determining protein Ssd, with product MSATTGLLALVTPSVLRDELDRVAAAVGVRVIHLGAEIPNRRAWSAAAAVVLDEQAAARCGPVRLPRRPHVVVLTSGQPTTLTWQAGVAVGAQRVLALPAEGNELVAELAEAGESARDGARRGDVIAVIGARGGAGASLLATALAQRAGDALLLDLDAWGGGIDLLVGTENAGGLRWRDLTQHSGRLTWPALRAALPRRDGVSVLSGARRGESGHEPTEVEAGAVDAVVDAGRRGGVTVVCDLPRAWADPVEGALSAADLVVVVSPCDVRSCAAGAALVPRLRAVNPNVGLVVRGPAPGGLRAVELAEIVGLPLLAAVRAEPRLAERLEHERLRLHRRSALAVAAGRVIEMLPQRKVLAS
- the acs gene encoding acetate--CoA ligase, with protein sequence MTATPAASAPSYPPSAEFAAQANAGPELYRAAESDRLAFWAEQANRLSWATPFTEVLDYADAPFARWFADGKLNVAYNCVDRHVEAGHGDRVAIHWEGEPSGDARTITYADLQAEVSRAANALTELGLVAGDRVAIYLPMIPEAVVAMLACARLGVLHTVVFAGFSAHALRSRIDDAQAKLVITSDGQFRRGQPAPLKPAVDEAVAEAETVEHVLVVRRTGVEVSWTPDRDLWWHDVVESASPQHTPEAFEAEQPLFLLYTSGTTGKPKGIMHTSGGYLTQAAYTHHYVFDLKAASDVFWCTADVGWVTGHTYAVYGPLANGATEVIYEGTPDFPDHHRHFQIIEKYGVTIYYTAPTLIRTFMKWGREIPDAHDLSSLRLLGSVGEPINPEAWRWYRRVIGADAVPVVDTWWQTETGAAMITPLPGVAAAKPGAAMTPLPGISARIVDDHGDLLTPNETAGEPVSGYLVIDQPWPSMTRGIWGDPERFIETYWSRFAEQGWYFAGDGARYDADGDIWVLGRIDDVMNVSGHRISTAEVESALVSHEAVAEAAVVGAIDEQTGQRICAFVVLAASHSHVGGTIVDELRERVTVEISPIAKPRNVHIVPELPKTRSGKIMRRLLRDIADGRELGDTSTLVDPGVFDAIRAAD
- a CDS encoding oxidoreductase, with product MTTAEDPLAPLVQLPGVADASEQVRDELARVHRHKTNMRGWPVSAAEASLRAARASSVLDGGPAAVDAAATSDPVFAGALRVAQALEGGETTLVEVWRRAPLQALARLHVLAAADLVEEERLGRPEGGAAVGRRLEMLADLATGGTSVAAPVFAAVVHGELLTLAPFGSADGVVARGAARLVTIASGLDRHGLGVPEVTWMRKARDYRRAAADFASGSAEGVTAWLLLCCGAMRTGALDALGIAEAGR
- a CDS encoding HAD-IB family hydrolase, translated to MSATTPQPQSPPTSPAAPADLAGTPRTRTAAFLDLDQTVIAKSSALAFSKPFMDQGLINRRTVLKSSYAQFLMLLSGADHDQMERMRAHLTNMCTGWNVEQVKAIVNETMHDIVTPLIFAEAAELIADHKLCGRDVVVVSASGEEIVAPIARALGATHAMATRMVVADGKYTGEIAFYCYGEGKVQAIRELAAREGYPLEHCYAYSDSITDLPMLQVVGHPSAVNPDRALRKEAIANGWPVLTFSRPVSLRDRIPAPSGAALATTAAVGVSALAAGALTYSLLRRLAP